In Actinomadura citrea, a single window of DNA contains:
- a CDS encoding AMP-binding protein has product MMPAVAKTLLKVGSRLGATAQNALEVARFGGFDTDEDASPCDVVTEQRVYRLRHYFPGAGGGPVVLLVPPLMITAEVYDISSRVSAVRVLRDLGVDPWVVDFGAPEREPGGLERTVSDHVLAVSDAVDRIREATGRDVHLAGYSQGGMFVYQAAAYRRSEGIASVVTFGSPADTSVGLPFGLPSWLASEGVERIPDALLGGFAVPGWVTRLGFQLLSPVKSVRSRVDFILQLHDRERLAPRERQRRFLEREGWVSWPGPALAEFIRQFIQHNRMLTGGFVIGDRLVTLADITCPVLTFLGEVDEIAAPPMVRGIRRAAPRAEVYEASLRAGHFGLVVGSLAIARTWPAVAAWARWRDGEEELPEIVVPVTGDEEAASAGLPGGPAGYGLQLAVGVGASAARSAYRTATRAVHGTRQLGGEAAQNLPRLARLERIQSDTRMSMGLLLDEQARRMPDEVFFLYQGRGHTHDAARRRIDAVVRGLIHIGVRRGDAVGVLMGTRPTALALVAALNRLGAVAVLLRSDGDLAAEARLGQVTRIIADPGHAAAAAKLEGVPGFLLGGAGRGERGPLIDMEAIDPDRVELPGWYRPNPGRAGDLAFVVFRGEGDQLRASRITNRRWALSAFGTASSASLSSSDTVYSLTPLQHPSALLMSLGGAVAGGARLALASAHTDPGGRGGSSPHKGFDPETFWDEARRYGVTVASYTWTLLGELVNAPPNPAERHHAVRLFIGSGMPRNLWRRVEERFAPARVLEFYASTEGESVLVNLSGKKPGSLGRPLPGSAEVRLARYDLESGRLAEGPDGFAVACEPGEIGMLLARVRLSAIGSAARPVRGVFRPEDAWTITGDLFRRDDGGDFWLVGRETELIRTADGIVPPGPIRDALGDLPYVDAVAVYGIPVGDTELAAAAVSLRAARGGRAADAVKPVDLSEALLRVEPGLRPAIVRIVDEVPVTAGRRLRTAPLRDEGVPAAGDGRAFYRDKAGAYRPLTDAARRRLLKAPPAREAR; this is encoded by the coding sequence GGTGGACTTCGGGGCGCCCGAGCGCGAGCCCGGCGGGCTGGAGCGGACGGTCAGCGACCACGTGCTGGCCGTCAGCGACGCGGTGGACCGGATCCGGGAGGCCACCGGACGGGACGTCCACCTCGCCGGGTACTCGCAGGGCGGCATGTTCGTCTACCAGGCCGCCGCGTACCGGCGCAGCGAGGGCATCGCGTCCGTGGTGACGTTCGGGAGCCCGGCCGACACCAGCGTCGGGCTGCCGTTCGGGCTGCCGAGCTGGCTGGCGTCCGAAGGGGTCGAGCGCATACCCGACGCCCTGCTCGGCGGGTTCGCGGTGCCGGGATGGGTCACGCGGCTCGGGTTCCAGCTGCTCAGCCCCGTGAAGTCGGTGCGCTCGCGGGTCGACTTCATCCTCCAGCTGCACGACCGGGAGCGGCTCGCGCCCCGGGAGCGCCAGCGCCGGTTCCTGGAGCGGGAGGGCTGGGTGTCGTGGCCTGGGCCCGCGCTGGCGGAGTTCATCCGCCAGTTCATCCAGCACAACCGCATGCTGACCGGCGGGTTCGTCATCGGCGACCGGCTCGTCACGCTCGCCGACATCACCTGCCCCGTGCTGACGTTCCTCGGGGAGGTGGACGAGATCGCGGCGCCGCCGATGGTGCGCGGGATCCGGCGGGCCGCGCCGCGCGCCGAGGTGTACGAGGCGTCCCTGCGCGCCGGGCACTTCGGGCTCGTCGTCGGCAGCCTCGCCATCGCGCGGACGTGGCCGGCCGTCGCCGCGTGGGCGCGCTGGCGGGACGGCGAGGAGGAGCTGCCCGAGATCGTCGTGCCGGTCACCGGGGACGAGGAGGCCGCGTCCGCCGGGCTGCCGGGCGGCCCCGCCGGATACGGGCTCCAGCTCGCCGTGGGCGTCGGGGCGAGCGCCGCCCGGTCGGCGTACCGGACCGCGACGCGGGCCGTGCACGGGACCCGCCAGCTCGGCGGGGAGGCCGCGCAGAACCTGCCGCGCCTGGCCCGGCTGGAGCGCATCCAGTCCGACACCCGGATGTCCATGGGGCTGCTGCTGGACGAGCAGGCCCGCCGCATGCCGGACGAGGTCTTCTTCCTGTACCAGGGGCGCGGGCACACCCACGACGCCGCCAGGCGCCGCATCGACGCCGTGGTCCGCGGCCTGATCCACATCGGGGTGCGGCGCGGCGACGCGGTCGGGGTGCTGATGGGCACCCGGCCGACCGCGCTCGCGCTCGTCGCCGCGCTCAACCGGCTCGGCGCCGTCGCGGTGCTGCTGCGGTCCGACGGCGACCTGGCCGCCGAGGCCCGGCTCGGCCAGGTCACGCGGATCATCGCCGATCCCGGTCACGCCGCGGCCGCCGCGAAGCTGGAGGGCGTGCCCGGCTTCCTGCTGGGCGGCGCGGGACGCGGCGAGCGCGGTCCGCTGATCGACATGGAGGCCATCGACCCGGACCGGGTCGAACTGCCCGGCTGGTACCGGCCCAACCCGGGCCGCGCCGGCGACCTGGCGTTCGTGGTCTTCCGCGGCGAGGGGGACCAGCTGCGCGCCAGCCGCATCACCAACCGGCGGTGGGCCCTGTCGGCGTTCGGGACGGCGTCCTCGGCCTCCCTGTCCTCGTCCGACACGGTCTACAGCCTCACTCCGCTCCAGCATCCGTCCGCGCTGCTGATGAGCCTCGGGGGTGCCGTGGCGGGTGGCGCGCGGCTGGCACTCGCCAGCGCCCACACAGATCCCGGGGGGCGCGGGGGGTCGTCACCCCACAAGGGGTTCGACCCGGAGACCTTCTGGGACGAGGCGCGCCGCTATGGCGTGACCGTCGCCTCCTACACCTGGACGCTGCTGGGCGAGCTCGTGAACGCGCCGCCGAACCCGGCCGAGCGGCACCACGCCGTCCGCCTGTTCATCGGGTCGGGCATGCCGCGCAACCTGTGGCGGCGGGTCGAGGAGCGGTTCGCGCCCGCGCGGGTCCTGGAGTTCTACGCCTCCACCGAGGGCGAGTCGGTGCTGGTCAACCTGAGCGGCAAGAAGCCCGGATCGCTCGGGCGGCCGCTGCCGGGCAGCGCCGAGGTGCGCCTGGCCCGCTACGACCTGGAGAGCGGGCGGCTCGCCGAGGGACCGGACGGGTTCGCCGTCGCGTGCGAGCCCGGCGAGATCGGCATGCTGCTCGCCCGGGTGCGGTTGTCGGCGATCGGGTCGGCGGCCCGCCCCGTGCGGGGGGTCTTCCGGCCCGAGGACGCCTGGACGATCACCGGGGACCTGTTCCGGCGGGACGACGGCGGCGACTTCTGGCTCGTCGGGCGGGAGACCGAGCTGATCCGCACGGCCGACGGCATCGTCCCGCCCGGCCCGATCAGGGACGCGCTCGGGGACCTGCCCTACGTCGACGCCGTGGCCGTCTACGGGATCCCGGTGGGCGACACGGAACTGGCGGCGGCCGCCGTGAGCCTGCGGGCCGCCCGGGGAGGCCGCGCGGCGGACGCCGTGAAGCCGGTGGACCTGTCGGAGGCGCTGCTGCGGGTGGAGCCGGGGCTGCGGCCCGCGATCGTGCGGATCGTCGACGAGGTGCCCGTCACGGCGGGACGGCGGCTGCGGACGGCGCCGCTGCGGGACGAGGGCGTCCCGGCGGCGGGCGACGGGCGCGCCTTCTACCGGGACAAGGCGGGCGCGTACCGGCCGCTCACGGACGCGGCGCGGCGACGGCTCCTCAAGGCGCCGCCCGCCCGCGAGGCCCGCTGA
- a CDS encoding cytochrome P450, whose protein sequence is MTSVLAPPPQGSDLKPVPGVPGVPYIGSTLAVMRDPIGTARKRYAEYGPVAWGWLLGQRMVTVHGPEAAEVVLVNRDKAFANGPAWSYFIGPFFNRGIMLLDFEEHLHHRRIMQQAFTRPRLRSYMDAMAPGIVRGVESWEPGQGFKVYDHIKKLTLDLAVDVFMGIELDDAERARVNGAFIDAVRAGTAYVRFPVPGLRWHKGLQARKVLEEFFHRHLPAKREGDGSDLFSALCQAETDDGERFTDEDVVNHMIFALMAAHDTTTITLTTMAYYLAKYPEWQERLRERSLDLGAERPGFDDLDAFTGIDMVMKESMRMVTPVPALPRKVVKDTSILGFHVPAGTTVVVPMLSNHHMADWWTDPDEFDPGRFSPERREDKVHKYAWAPFGGGAHKCIGLHFAGMQVKTILHQMLLRYRWSVPARYEWPLDTTSLPSPKDGLPVRLDRLEQRT, encoded by the coding sequence ATGACGAGCGTTCTCGCGCCGCCGCCGCAGGGCAGCGACCTGAAACCGGTGCCCGGCGTGCCCGGCGTCCCCTACATCGGCAGCACGCTCGCGGTGATGCGCGACCCGATCGGGACGGCCCGCAAGCGGTACGCCGAGTACGGCCCGGTCGCCTGGGGATGGCTGCTCGGCCAGCGGATGGTCACCGTCCACGGCCCCGAGGCCGCCGAGGTCGTCCTGGTCAACCGGGACAAGGCGTTCGCGAACGGGCCCGCGTGGAGCTACTTCATCGGCCCGTTCTTCAACCGCGGCATCATGCTCCTGGACTTCGAGGAGCACCTGCACCACCGCCGCATCATGCAGCAGGCGTTCACCCGCCCCCGGCTGCGCTCCTACATGGACGCCATGGCGCCCGGCATCGTCAGGGGCGTGGAGTCGTGGGAGCCCGGGCAGGGCTTCAAGGTCTACGACCACATCAAGAAGCTCACGCTCGACCTCGCGGTGGACGTCTTCATGGGCATCGAGCTCGACGACGCCGAGCGCGCGCGGGTCAACGGCGCGTTCATCGACGCCGTCCGGGCGGGGACGGCCTACGTCCGCTTCCCGGTCCCCGGGCTGCGCTGGCACAAGGGCCTCCAGGCCCGCAAGGTGCTGGAGGAGTTCTTCCACCGGCACCTGCCCGCCAAGCGCGAGGGCGATGGGAGCGACCTGTTCTCGGCGCTCTGCCAGGCCGAGACCGACGACGGCGAGCGGTTCACCGACGAGGACGTCGTCAACCACATGATCTTCGCGTTGATGGCGGCGCACGACACCACCACCATCACGCTGACGACGATGGCCTACTACCTGGCCAAGTACCCCGAGTGGCAGGAGCGGCTCCGCGAGCGGTCGCTCGATCTCGGCGCGGAGCGGCCCGGCTTCGACGACCTGGACGCCTTCACCGGCATCGACATGGTGATGAAGGAGTCGATGCGGATGGTCACGCCCGTCCCGGCGCTGCCGCGCAAGGTCGTCAAGGACACCTCCATCCTCGGCTTCCACGTCCCCGCCGGGACGACCGTCGTGGTGCCGATGCTCAGCAACCACCACATGGCCGACTGGTGGACCGATCCCGACGAGTTCGACCCCGGGCGGTTCTCCCCGGAGCGCCGCGAGGACAAGGTCCACAAGTACGCGTGGGCGCCGTTCGGGGGCGGCGCGCACAAGTGCATCGGGCTGCACTTCGCCGGGATGCAGGTCAAGACGATCCTGCACCAGATGCTTCTGCGGTACCGCTGGAGCGTGCCCGCCCGGTACGAGTGGCCCCTGGACACCACGTCCCTTCCCTCGCCCAAGGACGGGCTCCCCGTCCGCCTCGACCGACTGGAGCAGAGAACATGA
- a CDS encoding SDR family oxidoreductase, with protein MSKVVAITGAARGIGLATARALKARGATVVIGDIDETAVKEAAESLGVTGLVLDVTSRESFTAFLDKAEEAAGPLDVVVNNAGIMPIGPVTDESDADARRCIDINVHGVMLGTKLALDRMLPRGQGHVINIASLAGVMFTPGLALYNASKAAVVGFTEATRLEVADRGVHVSAVLPTFTNTDLVAGTRSPKGQKNCEPEDIAAAVVGLVGRPRPQAVVPKKLGTQVRLGALLPERVRLATSRRLGLDKIFLEYDPEARKGYDARIRSGS; from the coding sequence ATGAGCAAGGTCGTCGCCATCACCGGGGCCGCGCGGGGGATCGGCCTCGCCACCGCCCGCGCCCTCAAGGCCAGGGGCGCCACCGTCGTCATCGGCGACATCGACGAGACCGCCGTCAAGGAGGCCGCCGAGTCGCTCGGCGTCACGGGCCTCGTCCTGGACGTCACGTCCCGCGAGTCGTTCACCGCGTTCCTCGACAAGGCCGAGGAGGCCGCCGGGCCCCTCGACGTCGTCGTCAACAACGCGGGGATCATGCCGATCGGGCCGGTCACCGACGAGAGCGACGCCGACGCCCGCCGCTGCATCGACATCAACGTGCACGGCGTGATGCTCGGCACCAAGCTCGCCCTCGACCGGATGCTGCCGCGCGGCCAGGGCCACGTCATCAACATCGCCTCGCTCGCCGGCGTCATGTTCACCCCCGGCCTCGCGCTCTACAACGCCAGCAAGGCCGCCGTCGTCGGGTTCACCGAGGCGACCCGGCTGGAGGTGGCGGACCGGGGCGTGCACGTCAGCGCCGTCCTGCCCACCTTCACCAACACCGACCTGGTCGCCGGGACGCGCAGCCCGAAGGGGCAGAAGAACTGCGAGCCCGAGGACATCGCCGCGGCCGTCGTCGGCCTGGTCGGCAGGCCGCGCCCGCAGGCCGTCGTGCCGAAGAAGCTCGGCACGCAGGTCCGGCTCGGCGCGCTGCTGCCCGAGCGGGTCCGGCTGGCGACCTCCCGCCGCCTCGGCCTGGACAAGATCTTCCTGGAGTACGACCCCGAGGCGCGCAAGGGCTACGACGCGCGCATCCGATCGGGTTCCTAG
- a CDS encoding oxygenase MpaB family protein, whose amino-acid sequence MTDEADARTPAPLGPGSLTWRYFGDTRMLLVGPRAGVLQNMLPALGQGVLDHSVFFAETFARVRRSAGPILDTVYGGERSAATGRRVRDYHREIKGTMPDGSRYHALDPETYYWAHATFLDNMLYGVETFIRPLGEDDKRRIYEESKTWFRMYGVSERAMPDDWEAFQAYWKRMLDEEIVAHRTARYGVGYVTKGLPAPPRVPAPVWRAVSPPLNAVARFITVGGLHPRMRELLDLPWSAADERRHRRFAAAVRAAGRVWPLLPEAVRYLPQARRAFRRARRTGAV is encoded by the coding sequence ATGACGGACGAGGCCGACGCGCGGACCCCGGCCCCTCTCGGGCCCGGCTCGCTGACCTGGCGGTACTTCGGCGACACCCGGATGCTCCTCGTCGGCCCCCGGGCGGGCGTGCTGCAGAACATGCTCCCCGCGCTCGGCCAGGGCGTCCTGGACCACTCGGTGTTCTTCGCCGAGACGTTCGCGCGGGTCAGGCGGTCCGCGGGCCCGATCCTGGACACGGTGTACGGCGGGGAGCGGTCCGCCGCGACGGGCCGCAGGGTCCGCGACTACCACCGCGAGATCAAGGGCACGATGCCGGACGGCTCCCGCTACCACGCGCTCGATCCCGAGACCTACTACTGGGCGCACGCGACGTTCCTCGACAACATGCTGTACGGCGTCGAGACCTTCATCCGGCCGCTCGGCGAGGACGACAAGCGCCGGATCTACGAGGAGTCCAAGACCTGGTTCCGGATGTACGGGGTCAGCGAGCGGGCCATGCCGGACGACTGGGAGGCGTTCCAGGCGTACTGGAAGCGGATGCTGGACGAGGAGATCGTCGCGCACAGAACCGCCCGGTACGGCGTCGGCTACGTCACCAAGGGGCTGCCCGCGCCGCCGAGGGTGCCGGCGCCGGTGTGGCGGGCGGTGTCGCCGCCCCTGAACGCGGTCGCCCGGTTCATCACGGTCGGCGGCCTGCATCCGCGCATGCGCGAGTTGCTCGACCTGCCGTGGAGCGCCGCCGACGAGCGCCGCCACCGGCGGTTCGCCGCGGCCGTCCGCGCGGCGGGCCGGGTGTGGCCGCTGCTGCCCGAGGCCGTCCGCTACCTGCCGCAGGCCCGCCGCGCCTTCCGCAGGGCGCGGCGGACCGGAGCGGTCTAG